Proteins encoded in a region of the Tubulanus polymorphus chromosome 10, tnTubPoly1.2, whole genome shotgun sequence genome:
- the LOC141911940 gene encoding S-adenosylmethionine-dependent nucleotide dehydratase RSAD2-like → MVPYETLSNMFSAMTRQCWIYIRMIIITFYYRIAKYIGTAVGSRLPSRRAERKRADNGIVTVKRDGSDDDDSTRPRTYRAFKKHPPANNNDLTPLSVNYHFTRQCNYKCGFCFHTAKTSFVLPLDEAKHGLRLLQESGMKKVNFSGGEPFLEKKGEYVGELVQYCKQKLELESVTIVSNGSRIKEKWFEQYGNFLDILAISCDSFDPEVNSKIGRQEGNRQQHVHTLKQVRDWCIKYQVAFKMNTVVNIHNKDEDMSEYIEILKPCRWKVFQCLLLEGENCGEGAKRHAESFVVSKEDFQSFLDRHRNVSCGLVPESNTKMQNSYLILDERMRFLDCTRGAKTPSRSILDVGVQEALNYSGFDEDMFFERGGKYKWSKQDIDINDW, encoded by the exons ATGGTGCCTTACGAAACGTTGTCAAATATGTTCAGTGCTATGACGAGGCAGTGCTGGATATATATTCGGATGATCATTATTACGTTCTACTACCGGATTGCAAAATACATCGGGACAGCTGTAGGAAGTCGACTGCCTAGTAGAAGGGCTGAACGGAAGCGCGCGGACAATGGGATCGTGACTGTTAAAAGGGACGGctccgacgacgacgactcgACTCGACCAAGAACCTACAGGGCGTTCAAAAAGCACCCGCCGGCGAACAATAACGATCTAACCCCGCTGAGCGTAAACTATCATTTTACCCGACAGTGCAATTATAAATGCGGCTTTTGTTTCCATACggcaaaaacgtcgttcgttTTGCCGCTGGACGAAGCGAAACACGGACTGAGACTGCTCCAAGAATCAG GTATGAAAAAAGTGAATTTCTCAGGCGGCGAGCCGTTCCTGGAAAAGAAAGGCGAATACGTCGGTGAACTAGTGCAATACTGTAAACAGAAGCTTGAACTAGAAAGCGTTACCATCGTCAGCAACGGCAGCAGAATCAAAGAGAAGTGGTTCGAACAGTACG GTAATTTTCTGGATATCCTGGCGATATCTTGTGACAGTTTCGACCCGGAGGTGAATAGCAAAATCGGCCGTCAAGAAGGCAACAGGCAGCAACACGTTCATACCCTGAAACAAGTACGAGACTGGTGCATCAAATATCAG GTCGCCTTCAAAATGAACACAGTTGTTAACATCCACAATAAAGACGAAGATATGAGCGAATATATAGAGATCCTGAAACCGTGTAGATGGAAG GTTTTCCAGTGTTTGCTTTTGGAAGGAGAGAATTGCGGAGAGGGCGCCAAGAGGCACGCCGAGTCGTTCGTCGTATCGAAGGAAGATTTCCAGAGTTTCCTCGATCGCCACCGGAATGTGTCCTGTGGTCTGGTTCCCGAGTCGAACACGAAG ATGCAAAATTCATATCTTATTTTGGATGAGCGC ATGAGGTTTCTAGATTGTACACGAGGCGCTAAAACACCGAGTCGATCGATATTAGACGTCGGGGTGCAGGAGGCTTTGAACTACAGCGGTTTCGACGAGGACATGTTCTTCGAACGCGGCGGAAAATATAAATGGAGCAAACAAGATATAGACATAAATGATTGGTAA